Within Planococcus citri chromosome 2, ihPlaCitr1.1, whole genome shotgun sequence, the genomic segment attttttatttggataattttgacctgaaaaaaattcaaaatttttggtaaaattaccaatatttatttttttttttacaatttttttagtttttgtggcaatttttcgatatttttgaactttcttttAGGGGAACTACGTCTTCCAGCGGCCCACtacaaaaaatccccccccccatgttGGTGTCGTCAAATGTATCTCCTAGTTAAAGATTTGTTTACTTCATTTTAAGCATATTTCTTCCAATTAAAACAACAGCTAAATTGAAATACAATGATATAGACCTGTCTCCAGGTAATATACAGATGGcttctttcattttcagcactttttccaaataaaaatccCTCATCAAATGCTCTTTTCAAAACCTGTTTCTGcctgataaaattcaaaatctcctCCAggatttatttattcaataaaaatgaattattgatTGATAGTCATTTTGAGCTATCGAGAGACTCTCGAGTATTTGGATTATCTAGtactgttggaaaaaattattagaatatTATGAATTTGAATTAGCGAAAACCAGTTCTTAAAATTTGTGCCGAAATTGATCTGAGAACTCACAAAGACGGCCAATCAGAATTTTCGGACGCTGAGTTTCATCTTCGACTTATTATGACAATTTTCCCGGAACTAGAGTAAAGTCTAAAAATTGGATAGAGGCGCTGAGTGGCTCGAAACCACCagaaatcgatttcaaaaatcgaaaattgaaattcacgatttaaaatttggctcaatgatgtatttttggataTAAGAGCGTGCTTACAAAAATGTTCCATAAATACCATATCTAAGTAGATATACTTAGGTTCCTCTCAGtcaattgaatcgaaaaaattgacaaattttgctTCTCAGAAGTGCGATTTACGAatagtaatttcaatttttagtccTCATTTCATTCATGAATTAATCacacgttgaatttttcacgaaaatgagTTCATTTGTATCTTAATAAGATGTTTTAAAGGAAATAccacaatttttccattattctCCCCTCTGCAGCCTTCCAAAAAGAAAttctggagctgaaaatttgattctgagatCTGGTTGACAATCATGCTCTGAATTTCACTCCCCGTCGGAGTTGGCGAGTTGTAAAGGTTATTCCTTGTGAGTACAAATTGTTTTTAAGAGTTGAAACATTAATTTGGAtatgctgaaaagtgaaattcaaagtacatacaCGATGTTCGAatattggatatttttttatttcaaaaatgatacttattttttgatatttgaactGAAAACCTCAAATAAGTTTCTTgtacctaatttcaaaaaaaaaaaaaaaaaaaaatcaaaaataggctaagcaatttgaaattctgaacgGTTAGAGATGCGCAGTAGGtatgatacctatacctaccattTTACGAAGTCTACATACTTAATATGCTCCtaagtacttacttaatatgatataggtacctattttataactTGAGGTGCCTGGACCTACTCAATTCCTTTTAGAATTACCCGTATTACCGAGTTACCtatttgtactaaaaaaaataatttattaattttataattttcccGAGAACGTGATCCACTATGTAGGTAATTAGTTCACATTTACTCACCGAACATTTTCATTCACTGATAAGAAATTTGATTTACtagaaacatacaaaaatatcGCAGCTAATCCCTACCTGATAATTTCTAATTAATGAATCAATTTCCTTAAAATGTATAAGCCGAAATACATTATCTTATCAGAGTGTCCGTCGTCGAATCGTTCTTTTAATAGAATTAGTATGCATACATATATGTATGAATATAACAATACCTCTTCGTTAATAAAGcataaaattatgtaatttgaaattttgaaatttcccagtACATAAAGATATCCCTGAATTTGTTGTTTATCATCTCAGAATTTACGCGCATTGTTGCTtcgtcgaaaaattttatttgtgttaCGAAAATGTTGACATcctatacgagtaagtataaaatACCAGCGATATCGTATTTGAAAGTTCATAACTGTGTTTGAAAGTGTTGGCGATACTTGCTAGATACTTAAAAACAGAATTACCTACAACTTGGAAATAATTTCTGTGGTCAGTTtcttaagtaagtacctataagtatGTAAATACTTTACTCGAACTATATTATAATAAAGGTAGACTATTTTTCGGTATTTAAGTTTAAAATGGTATATGTAGTTATGGTTTTTGTGTTGCGCAGTAATACTcgtgttattattattacctacctattattattgACTAACTCAGAAAAGACTTATTCAATATCTaactacacaaaaaaaatttccaacaaatttgattttttctaaaatttcatgtGAGGAAGAAgaattgtattttaaaattgattctaaAAATCATGTATTGAAATCGGTCGTATAggtgttaaatttcatttcggtatattttttttgggggggggggaactaaaatatacagaaaaaaatttggaggcTCTgtcaaaatggcttgaaactgTTTCCATTTGATTTGAAGAGTCAAAAACATACATAGTAAGTATACAAACacaattttagctttttaggtcaacttgggtaaaattttgattttttttcattttttggaccaaatatgatttttaaaattaggcaaaaaacgaaaaatgcacttcggtctttgaaattttggccgatGATGTATTTTGGCGCGCTCTTTCGAATTCAAAACGTTTTCTGTCACTTGGAACTCTTCCTTACTTAATTCcagataatttttgatttccaacttcattttggtaaaattttgtggaaattttgattttcaaaaattctctggatactctaaaattttccaaaaactaaaACCATCTGCAGTTGACTTGGCGTGTTGAAATCCAGAATAACGATTCAAAACCGTTCCCGATCGATTTTACAGATCAAAAGTAGGCACAGTGGGGTATATTCCAAATCtcaactttcttggtcaatgtggtaaacttttgattttttttctcatttttggcccagattttattttaaatagctaagcaaaaatcgaaaaatgcaattagcTTCTGAAATATTCACTACCTTATGATTACTtctgcatgctctttcgatttagctttgctCAGTTCCAAGCTTTTTCTGCTAGTTGAGATTCTCTCTTAATTAATTTCGGACGATTTCGATTTTCCAACTTGATTCAATATATAATTTCATggaaattacaagtttcaaaaatctgctaaaagcttccgaaatttccaaaaaattcgagggggggggcttcaaaacgacttgaaaccacttgcagtcgacttatTAGCACGTTGAATTTGGATGGTGGAGTAAATTTCGggttttcaacttcatttggtaaaattttttggaaatctcaaatttcaaaaatctgttgcaAGCTCGATAcaactgctcaaaaaagttcaaacccgtttccaatcgatttgagaggTCAAATATATGGTTTAAGTTACCCCAAATTCCAGCGTTTTTGGtcaatcttgaaattttgcatgctcaatcgatttagctttgtccggttcaaaactttttctgaCAAGTGGGATTCCTCCTCATctgttgaaatatttattgGCAGTTTTTCATATGGcctaattttctttatttttctttcaggaACCTTCCAAAGCTCAAGTAATAGAAGCCATTGGTGAATTTTCGTGAACATCAGAACTATGGCAAAGTACTGGGCGTTTTCCAGAATCCTTGCAGGACTAGAAATCCTTGTCGTTTTCGCATCATCAGCTCCTGCCGCTCCTTCCACCAGTCCAAGTGCCGATGAACAATTAGCTGTCAGAATACAGGAATTGGAGGCTCAAGTTAAAGAATTGAGAGCAATATTGAAAACCATTCTTCCTAATAATATTGTAGTAAATATTCAATCTCGTCAGTTTTCGGTCGCTGAAGAACAACTGCAGTTTATTGAAGATTACAAACACATTGCCAGCCAAGTTTACAACGGATCAATTAATAATTTCGATTTGCTGCTAAATTTTGGAAACGACGTCAAGGATCATAAACACAGATTCAACGTGTACAATGCCTTGTATAACGAGATGAAATCCAATGGTCATAAAGATATTTCGAAGCTTCTTCAGTTAAGCGAATCATTACAGAAAGGAATTTCAAGTCCATGGAATAACGATAACATCGTTGAAACTCAATCACTCATCAGTACCATATGGGATGAAAACCAAGATGCGGCCATCGAACCCATTTCTAACGCCTTCCTAAACGACAGCTCTTGGGAAATGGTTAAACAGCTCACTAATGTTATCAACGGTAGTTCTGTGAAATATGTTGACAAAGTTTACACCAAAGTTATCGAAAAAATCTTTGGCAAGATGGACACGGTTGAAATATTGAGAAAAGCCAAGGCAAATTTGAAATGCTTGGACGAATGCGTATCGATTCATCGAGCAGTTTTTAATCAATTACAAAGTAATGGAGATTTATTTGGAAATTCCACCATATCTTTAACTCGTTACATAAAAGCAACCATGGATGATGCGGACTACAAAAATACTCACCCGGATATGCAAACTCGACACAAAGAAATCAAAGACAAGCTACCCAAGTCTGTGAGAAATGCGGTATTTTCGTCATCGGTATGCGTTAAAAATACCAAGTATAATGAGTTCTTTTATCCGTCTGGTTTATCGAATGACACAAACTCTAATGATTTACATATTGTTTCCACTTTGATAAATGGTGATGGAGGTAGCGCGGCCATTTTTAAATGGAAAGTGTCCTTTTTGGATAACAGtacgaatttcaatttgacTAACGAAGCTCTGAATGAATACTTTTATACTCACCATACTCACCGAACACAGTTGAACATTACTCGTATAGACGAAAAgtttttaccaagaaattatcGTCTGATACAGTCACCGGTGTAAATGGTTCCTGGAGATTTGAAGTGAATGGAGATGGAGTCTTTATCATAAATGTTGGTAGAAATGAGTACTTGTTTGCTGACGAGAATAAAAAAGCCATGTCTAAACGTGAGGTATTTACGTCGAAAAAGGTCACTTCTGGAGCAGTTCCAGCTGCTAGTAGATGGGATATCATTGATTGCACTGATTCTGAACAAACTCCTTTCAAAGCTTAATTTAGCTCATTGAGTTactttgtatgtacctatttctttaTGATTAGGAATCTATATTCTATACCCATACCTATTTATATTATTGATGGATTgaatgtagaaattttttttctttgggggggggggattaattacctacttgtacctattattttacctatttatttgaaACCTTGGAGtataatgtaataaaatttctgttcctatgatttaaaaatgttgtatAATCTACTTAAGGATTCGATCTGTACCCCACTTCACCGATCCTCTGAGACACATTTTCTTAAAAAGTGAACCTcccaaggaaaattttaaaactaacttgccaaaaaaaatggcGGCTAatctgattgacaggtcagcagaaatcgcagatttgg encodes:
- the LOC135836983 gene encoding uncharacterized protein LOC135836983, with product MAKYWAFSRILAGLEILVVFASSAPAAPSTSPSADEQLAVRIQELEAQVKELRAILKTILPNNIVVNIQSRQFSVAEEQLQFIEDYKHIASQVYNGSINNFDLLLNFGNDVKDHKHRFNVYNALYNEMKSNGHKDISKLLQLSESLQKGISSPWNNDNIVETQSLISTIWDENQDAAIEPISNAFLNDSSWEMVKQLTNVINGSSVKYVDKVYTKVIEKIFGKMDTVEILRKAKANLKCLDECVSIHRAVFNQLQSNGDLFGNSTISLTRYIKATMDDADYKNTHPDMQTRHKEIKDKLPKSVRNAVFSSSVCVKNTKYNEFFYPSGLSNDTNSNDLHIVSTLINGDGGSAAIFKWKVSFLDNSTNFNLTNEALNEYFYTHHTHRTQLNITRIDEKFLPRNYRLIQSPV